A single window of Podarcis raffonei isolate rPodRaf1 chromosome 9, rPodRaf1.pri, whole genome shotgun sequence DNA harbors:
- the UCHL1 gene encoding ubiquitin carboxyl-terminal hydrolase isozyme L1 yields the protein MAWQPMEINPEMLNKVLSRLGVAPGWRFVDVLGFEEDSLTAVPTPACALLLLFPLTAQHENFRKKQMEELKGQEVSSKVYFVKQTASNSCGTIGLLHAVANNQDKILFDEGSALKEFLTATADLSPDERAKRLENNKAIQEAHNAVAQEGQCRVEDDKVNFHFILFASVDGHLYELDGRMPFPVNHGASSDDTMLKAAAKVCRQFTEREQGEVRFSAVALSKSA from the exons ATGGCGTGGCAGCCCATGGAGATCAACCCGGAG ATGCTGAACAAA GTGCTGTCTCGCCTCGGAGTTGCCCCTGGCTGGAGGTTTGTGGATGTGCTGGGGTTTGAGGAGGATTCCTTGACTGCTGTCCCCACCCCAGCTTGCGCTCTGCTGTTACTCTTTCCTCTTACTGCTCAG CatgaaaatttcagaaaaaagcaGATGGAAGAATTGAAGGGCCAAGAAGTGAGCTCCAAAGTCTATTTTGTGAAGCAGACAGCCAGTAATTCCTGTGGAACAATTGGCCTTCTACATGCAGTGGCCAACAACCAAGATAAAATTTTATTTG ATGAAGGGTCTGCACTAAAGGAGTTCCTCACTGCAACAGCTGACCTCTCTCCTGATGAGAGGGCAAAACGTCTTGAAAACAACAAG GCCATTCAAGAAGCCCATAATGCAGTAGCACAGGAAGGCCAATGTCGG GTTGAAGATGACAAAGTCAACTTCCATTTCATTCTTTTTGCCAGTGTGGATGGACACCTCTATGAACTGG ATGGACGAATGCCTTTTCCTGTAAATCACGGAGCGAGTTCGGATGACACCATGCTGAAG gctGCTGCCAAGGTCTGCCGGCAGTTCACAGAACGTGAGCAAGGAGAGGTCCGCTTTTCTGCTGTGGCGCTGAGCAAGTCTGCCTGA